The DNA sequence CTCGGCTCGCTGGGTCCGGTTGCTGAAGGCCTGTTCGTTTGGGTTGCCGGTCTTGGCGTCATCATCGCCTTCACCATCTGGCTCACCTCCAGGACGTCCTGACGTTCCGCAGGAACACACAACTTCTGCTGCCCTGTCAGCAGCTTGAAATTAGAAACTAACCCGGCAAATGCCGGGACGAGAGAAGGATGAGGCGAATTATGGGCAACCATAGTGACGGCAGTCCGAACCACTCGGGCACCGTAGCTACGGCTGGTCAGAATGAGGTGGAGAAGTTCCAGGATCCTGGAATTCCCCCGCATCGTTTGCGCCTGGCTGACACGGACCCGAAGGCCGCAAAGCGGGCAGAACGGCAGGTCGCCTTACTATTTGGCATTTCTGTTGTTGGAACCCTGATCTTCCTGGTGGCGTACTTCGCCATTGATCTGGGTGATGACTCCAGCATCGCCACCATCCGGCTCCAGAACGCCCTGCTCGGCGTTGGCACTGCCTTCGCAATGCTGGGTATCGGTACCGGTATCGTGCACTGGGCCAAGGCCCTGATGCCCGACCACGAAGTCTCCGAGGAACGCCACGCCATCCGTTACGAAGAGGACCGCCAGGCTGCGGTGCGCATCGTTGACGACATCGTGGAAGAGACCGGCATCAAGCGCCGCCCGCTGATCCGCAACACCCTCCTGGGTGCGGTCGCACTTGCCCCGCTTCCCGCCGTCGCCATCTTCGGTGACCTCGGACCCCGCCCTGACGACAAGCTCGCGCACACCATGTGGGCTCCCCAGGACGGAAAGCGCAAGCGCCTTACCCGCGACCCCGATGGAACCCCCATCAAGGCCTCGGACGTCACCATCGGTTCCGCCTTCCACGTCATTCCCGAGGGCCTGAACGAACTGCAGGAGGGCAAGCTCAACGAGAAGGCAAAGTCCGTTGTGCTCCTCATGCGCCTCGATCCCGCGTCGCTGAACCCCTCCAAGGGCCGCGAAGAATGGGGTTACAACGGAATCGTTGCCTACTCCAAGATCTGCACCCACGTTGGCTGCCCCGTTGCTCTGTACGAGCAGCAGACGCACCACCTGCTGTGCCCGTGCCACCAGTCCACCTTCGACCTCACGCAAGAGTGCAAGGTGATCTTCGGCCCCGCCAGCCGTCCTCTCCCCCAGCTGCCCATCGCAGTTGATGACGAGGGCTACCTCGTCGCTACCAGCGACTTCCATGAACCCGTAGGACCAAGTTACTGGGAGCGTGATTCGCATGAGCGCAGCATCAACAGCTGAGCCGGCATTCGTCGCCAAAACCAAGGCAGGCCGGATCACCGACTTTGTCGACTCACGAGTTGGCGGCTCCGGGATCCTCCGCGAGTTCGGCCGCAAGGTCTTCCCCGACCACTGGTCATTCATGTTCGGTGAAGTGGCGCTGTACTCCTTCGTCATCCTGCTGCTGTCCGGAACGTTCCTGACGTTCTTCTTTGATCCGTCCATGGCGGAGACCCACTACGACGGCGGCTACATTCCCCTTAAGGGAGTGGAAATGTCGGTAGCGTACAGCTCCTCGCTGAACATCTCCTTCGACATCCGCGGCGGATTGTTCATGCGCCAGGTGCACCACTGGGCAGCCCTGCTGTTCGTGGCATCCATCGCAGTCCACATGCTGAGGGTCTTCTTCACCGGCGCATTCCGCCGCCCGCGTGAAATGAACTGGGTGGTGGGCAGCGTCCTGCTGATCCTGGCCATGGCTGCAGGCTTCACCGGGTACTCGCTTCCCGATGACCTGCTGTCCGGCAACGGCCTGCGCATCATCGACGGCGTCATCAAGTCCATCCCGATCATCGGAACGTACATCTCGTTCTTCCTGTTCGGCGGGGAATTCCCCGGCACGGCCATCATCAGCCGCCTCTACATGCTGCACATCCTGCTGGTGCCGGCGTTGATCCTGCTGATGATCGTCCTGCACCTGTTCATGGTCGTGGTGCACAAGCACACGCAGTACCCCGGCCCCGGCCGCAACGACAACAATGTTGTCGGTTACCCCCTGGGTCCTGTTTACGCAGCGAAGGCCGGTGGATTCTTCTTCATCGTCTTCGGCGTGATCGCCCTGATGGCGGCATTCTTCACCATCAACCCCATCTGGAACTACGGTCCGTACGACCCCTCCCCGGTGTCGGCCGGTACCCAGCCTGACTGGTACATCGGTTTCGTCGACGGTGCCCTGCGACTCATGCCCGGCACACTCGGCAACTGGCACGTGGAACAGATCTTCTTCGGCCACGTGTTCACGTTCAACGTGCTCCTCCCGGCCCTGGTCCCCGCTGGCATCCTGTTCACTGTGATGTTCACCTACCCGTGGATCGAGCGCTGGATCACCAAGGATGACCGCGAGCATCACGTCCTGGACCGCCCGCGCAACGCCCCGACCCGTACGGGCATCGGTGTTGCCGGATTCATCTGGTACTGCGTGATGTGGGCAGCTGCAGGTTCCGACCTCATTGCCACCCACTTCCACGTGTCCCTGAACGACGTCACGTACTGGCTCCGGGCCCTGTTCTTCGTCGGACCGATCATCGGCTTCATCGTTGCCAAGCGTGTTGCCCTTGCACTGCAGCGCAAGGACCGGGAAATCGCCCTGCACGGCCGCGAGACTGGCCGTATCGTCAGGCTCCCGCACGGCGAATTCATCGAGGTGCACGCCCCGCTGGATGAGTACAAGCGCTACAAGCTGGTTGGCTTTGAATCACCCGAGGTCATCCCGGCCCTGCCCAACGAGCACGGTGTCGTGACCCGCAAGGAGAAGCGCCGCGCGTTCCTCTCCCGCTGGTTCTTCGAGGACCGCGTTGCTCCTGCTACCCCTGCAGAGCTTGAAGCAGCCCACGGCCACGGCCACGAGGCAGTTGAAGCAGCAGAAGGTTCCAAGAGCCTGACGCACTAAGCGACGATTGATACAGGAAGGGCCCGATCCTATGGATCGGGCCCTTCCTGCTTTAAGAGTTCTCCTGCGTGCGCCACCAACGGCCCATGGCTGTGGCCTCCCGGCGTGCTGTCAGTGGTTGCGGGCGCGGCGCGCTCCCGGCCGCTGCAGTGGCACCCACAGCTTGTACCGGTCGGCCC is a window from the Arthrobacter sp. NicSoilC5 genome containing:
- a CDS encoding Rieske 2Fe-2S domain-containing protein — translated: MGNHSDGSPNHSGTVATAGQNEVEKFQDPGIPPHRLRLADTDPKAAKRAERQVALLFGISVVGTLIFLVAYFAIDLGDDSSIATIRLQNALLGVGTAFAMLGIGTGIVHWAKALMPDHEVSEERHAIRYEEDRQAAVRIVDDIVEETGIKRRPLIRNTLLGAVALAPLPAVAIFGDLGPRPDDKLAHTMWAPQDGKRKRLTRDPDGTPIKASDVTIGSAFHVIPEGLNELQEGKLNEKAKSVVLLMRLDPASLNPSKGREEWGYNGIVAYSKICTHVGCPVALYEQQTHHLLCPCHQSTFDLTQECKVIFGPASRPLPQLPIAVDDEGYLVATSDFHEPVGPSYWERDSHERSINS
- a CDS encoding ubiquinol-cytochrome c reductase cytochrome b subunit, yielding MSAASTAEPAFVAKTKAGRITDFVDSRVGGSGILREFGRKVFPDHWSFMFGEVALYSFVILLLSGTFLTFFFDPSMAETHYDGGYIPLKGVEMSVAYSSSLNISFDIRGGLFMRQVHHWAALLFVASIAVHMLRVFFTGAFRRPREMNWVVGSVLLILAMAAGFTGYSLPDDLLSGNGLRIIDGVIKSIPIIGTYISFFLFGGEFPGTAIISRLYMLHILLVPALILLMIVLHLFMVVVHKHTQYPGPGRNDNNVVGYPLGPVYAAKAGGFFFIVFGVIALMAAFFTINPIWNYGPYDPSPVSAGTQPDWYIGFVDGALRLMPGTLGNWHVEQIFFGHVFTFNVLLPALVPAGILFTVMFTYPWIERWITKDDREHHVLDRPRNAPTRTGIGVAGFIWYCVMWAAAGSDLIATHFHVSLNDVTYWLRALFFVGPIIGFIVAKRVALALQRKDREIALHGRETGRIVRLPHGEFIEVHAPLDEYKRYKLVGFESPEVIPALPNEHGVVTRKEKRRAFLSRWFFEDRVAPATPAELEAAHGHGHEAVEAAEGSKSLTH